Genomic segment of Pochonia chlamydosporia 170 chromosome 1, whole genome shotgun sequence:
GATGTTTATCCTGAATGGGCTGCATGCCAGATTGGCGTTTGAGCTGGCTGTGCGGATGGACGTGGACCCTGGTTTCTTTGACTGTCACATCTATCGGACGAGGTATATACCTCCCCGGGGGAAGGAGGAACATCAACGCACCCAGGGTCAGGGTCAGAGTAAAAACGCAAAAGCAGGcaccaaggagaagatggctTTTTTTCAGATTGATTTCCCGCAGGTGCAGGAGCTGTGTATCCCAGAGGCGATGCCTGCGTCGAGGTCTTCGGAGATTACGTTACCGGAGAGTAGGTGGATGGCGGACGAGAACATGCTGTGCGTGTCGCCGGATTCGCGAAAGGCGTATGTCCTTGATGGGACGTTGTACCGCTGGGATGGGATGCTGGTCGGCACGTTTGGATACTGGCGGCGGATGTCGTGGTGGAGTAGTGAGCGGGAAAAGACGTGTATgtccccatcctctccctTTGTTTTGAGATGAAAAAGAAGATGATAATGGGAAAATGGTTCTAACTGTATAGCCGTCATGATCATCGATGGTCCGCTGGAGGCACTCCTCCCACCGCACATCTCACCTGCTACCATCGGAAAGCAAGCATTCAGAAACAACGTCAAGCGCCTTACCGGCACGACCACCGACGCCCTGGACAACTTGTACTCCCGATGGCGAGAACGACGTCGCCCGCAGTCCTTTCTAGAAAAGTTCCTTCAGGACGGAACACCAAGTACAGTCCACGAGGTTGCCACAGAGGTTGCCCTCCAGCAGTGGACGCTGCTCCTCGCAGCCGTACAAATGGACAGAGGACCGAACCAGGCGAGTCCCATCCTGGAAATCATATCCCAGCGCATGGAGAACAACATCCTCGACTGCACGCGTGTACAGGGTCAAACGCACGTCCACGCCCAAAAATGGCAAGAGTTGAGCAAACTGCTCCCGTCGAGACGAGACTCGGCGTACTTACAAATGGTGACGGCGTTCCACGACAAACTCCAGCGTATAGAGCGGAAACTACCACCCCCCACGCCCGGCAGCCAGAACGACAGACTGGCGCTGGCAGTGAAAGAGGATAGGAGGGCGCTGAACCGCCTGTCCTACATGGGGGGTGTGCTGCTGCCGTTTTCGATTGTAGCAGGTGTGTTTTCCATGGCGGGCGAGTTCACCGCCGGAGGGAGCCTGTTCTTCGTATACTGGGTGCTCGTTGTGCCGGGCGTGGTGGCGGCCTTGCTGGCCGTGTATGCGGATACCGTGCGCCTGAGGCGGGTGAACAAGGCGGTCAGGGAGGGGAGGAAGATGCCTGCGTGGGTGGGACGCCTGCTGAGGAGGTATAGGagcgatggtgatgaggaggcgTCGGAGACGAGTTCTGCGTCGGAGGAGAGTGCGGCGGCTGCGCCGGCGAGACAGACTGCGGGTGAGGTTGTGCCGGTGAGGCAGGGCTTCTTCCCGGCCGTGGCAGGGAGACGGTTGCCGATGGGGGTTGTTGCACCAAGGGGGATGCCGCGGAGGATGAGTGTGCCGTGGCCGactggcgttttggtggaTGAGGCGAGGAATGAGGACACGGAGGAGTTGGGGTGGTGGAGGGCGTTGAGGACCTTGGTTGGGTATGAGCCTGATTGGGCGAATGCTCGTGAGGAtgggcggtgatgatgaccaTGGTGTTGTATGAAGTAGTGGTAGATTGGGACGGAAGAGGGTCAGGGGATGGAATTGGATGGGAATTTGTACATGGCTGGGAGATATACTGAGGGTGTGGAATGTTAGCGATTGTAGTTTGATACGATGATTAATACATTATACATGACCAAGATTATGCTGTACCTAAACGCCAAGCCGTTCTAATGTCTCCGTAATGAGATACAAACCCTCGCTGCGCAATTGTGCGAAAACTCTCATAAATCTTTAATCATGGCCAACTCTTGGTTGTGACGTGCTTGACCGATTACTCCTCCCCTCCCTCTTCCCATTCTCTTCCAGCAACTTCCGCGGCCAGTCGGGACAAACATCTATATTCTCCCGCGGGAACCACCAGTccagaaacaagaagaacaggTAGTCAATCACGACGCACAGGCAAAACAACTTTCCTGCCCAGATACCGCACCCATAGTAGCGCTTTAATCTGTCAATGAGTGCGAAGTTGCGCACCCTGCTGCCATTGTAGCCACCCGTGTCGAAGCCGTAGAACTCCTCTTCGCTAATCGTGCCTGTGATGCCGTCGTACACTCTTTCCGTGCGCATGGCCACATTGGACCAGCTGTACATCTTCTTGACTTGCTCGTGGAACTTTTCTGTGCGGACTTTGCCGGCACGCACGGCGGTGATAGCCTTGCAGGTTGCCAGGACGAGGTCGTCTTCTTCGGGCTTGGCAAATGTTGTCATGTGGGATGGCAGCACCTCCGGAATGCCGCCGACCTGGGTGCAGACTACGTATAGCCCGCAGCTGGCGGCTTCGACAATGACGGTGCCAAAAGCTTCTGTGAGTGATGGGTGGAGGTAGATGTGGCCGCGAATCATGACGTCGCGAACGTCCTCGTGGCGGACGGGGCCGAGCATCTCGACACGGTCTTGGAGGACGTTTTGCTCAATCATTTGCTCTAGATCGATGGCTTTGGGACCAGATCCCGCAATGATGAATCGCGTGTTGGGGTTATTTTCTAGGATGCGCGGGATGGTGGCAGTGAGAAGATCGGTGCCTTTATTGTAGAAGAGGCGCGAGATGACGACAATGGTAATCATGTCGTTGGGACCTAAACGCTGAGGTGACGGGTCTGGCGCGAAGCCTGCGCCTGGAGATGACGGGTAATCTTTTGGACGGAAGTTTTCTGCCACCACGGCATTGGGAATGACTGAGACCATCAACGGGTCTAGAGAGGCGCGGAGGACAGTGTTTTCCTTGCTGTTGAGTTCATGTCAGTAGTTGTGAGGGGAATATATGGGCTTGAGGTGGGAGAGGTTGTTTGCTTCGTACCATGTGTGGCTCACACAGATGCTGTGATCAACGTCACTGAGGATAAACTTGAGCAGCTTATTCGTGAGAATACTTGCCGCGTCGGCAAACCCAAACAGCGAATGATCTGTAAACACGGTCCTCAGGCCCATGGTCCTCGCATGCAAGATACCCTCGTGACACAAACAACTTAGACTGCCGTGTCCATGCACAATCTCAATCTGCTCCCGGATGAAAATGTATCTGAGGAtagggaagaaggaaaacACAGTGGGAAAGGTGCCCTGGCGATAGATGACGAGAAACGGCACGTGGTACACTTTGAGACCATTGGTGAGATATCGAACACCCTTCCTGTCATCGTACGAgtgggtgatgatgatgacttTGTGTCCCCTGTCAATGAGCTTGCTTGATAATTGGTAGATGTGAGATTCAATGCCTCCTGGTTGCGGGAAGAAGAAGTCGCTGACCATGGCGATGTTGTACCGCCGGCGAGTCATTTTGACGATGAAGTGTGAGAGAGAAAAGTCTATGTGAGGGATGCGACATGGCCCAGCTGTATGATTGACGTGGCGAGGATGATTGatgtgtttgttgttgtgtCGTGGGCTTCatgaagacatggagtcttTGCTTTCATGGTCTGGCCAGACTacagactggactggagacagagacagagacaacccccctggtctggtctgtatGGAGTTGGACGCGAATCTGGCACATCAAATGAGAGCTGTGCTGCTGACGGAAGCTTCAAGCCACTTTAGTGCAGGGGGTTTGCTAATTTAGGTGGGGATTGGGCGATAAGACAGCGGTGAAGCATGGCAAAATTGCGATAAGATGTGACCCGCCCAAATTTTTGGAGACAAAACAATTGGCTTTTGTTGGTTTCTGAATCTCACtgtgtggtgtttgcttggaATCCAAATTCCTGATATTTGGATCCTATTCTGAGGAAGTTGAGTAGCGTACGACATGTACGCGAGGTATGTGCCTCCGCCAAAAGGCGCAAAGGCCACACCGCCTGCCGCGTCGACGGCCTCAGCTTTACCTGTCTCTTCACCAGCTCCCAAGTCAGACGCCATAGCTTCAAAACTTGTCGAGGAATTCAGCTACACTCGCTACGTCCCCGGTGCCAAGGCTACAACGAAGCCCTCAGCCGCGCCTGTTGCTGTGCAAAAGTCAATACAATATTTCGACGATGACGCCAGCTCGACACCGAAGCGGAAACGAGAGGCCGCAACCGAAACACAAGGGTCCGGAAGCAAAAAGATTAGGACTGCGAAGGACGATGGGCGTGCACCTCACAGCTCTGTTGGCGACAATGGAGCGGTAAATTCGCAGCcgggcgagaagaagaagaagaatcgGAGGAAGCGAAAGCAACGGACGAAGGCTGGTGATTCTTCGGACGATTCTGACGAGGAGGTAAAACCTGCCGCTCCAAAATCGGCCCCAAAACCacaagaagaggatgatgctACCAACTCACGGCAAGAAGAACCCATGGCCGTTGAAGATGCGCCTCAAACGGTGGACGAAAAGCCAAGGGACAGCGACGTGGAGATGGACGAAGCGCCAGCCATCGACGAGTCAAAGACACAAGTAAAGGAAAAGAGGCCTAAgcgggagaagaagaagaagacggtCAAAGAAGATGCGGATGAGCAGGATGCGAACGAGCTGGCACGACACAAGGCCGTTTTAGAACGCAAGACCAAGTCTATAAAGTTGGCTACCGAAGGCGCTCGAAACAAGCAGGATGAGTCAGACGAGGAATCAGTTGAATCACACGGTTTGGAACCGCTACCCCAACCGATTCCCGTACCTGAAGACGAAAGCAAACCAACGTACGACACACTCCCTCCGTGGCTAGCAAACCCCATACGAGTTGCGCAAGACACAAAGGCCCCGTTTGCAGACCTAGGCATCCTGCCACGACCAGCGCGGATACTAGCGGAGAAGGGCTACTCTGAGGCATTTGCAGTACAAACGGCTGCGATCCCTCTGCTCCTTccaacaagcaaacaccGACCAGGAGATTTGCTAGTGTCCGCAGCCACAGGATCTGGCAAAACACTAGCATACGCACTACCTATTGTTCGCGACATTAGCAACAGTGTCGTCACAAGGTTGAGAGCTCTGGTCGTCCTTCCAACACGAGAACTTGTcaaacaagcccaagaagTCTTTGAGAACTGCGCCAAAGCTTACGAGGGAGAACCCCGGAAACGAGTCCGCATTGGAGTAGCCATTGGCAGTCAAGCTATAAAATCTGAGCAAGAGGCTTTTATTGAACGGGAATCACGATACGACCCCGAGGCGTATGCATGCATACGAGAAGAACAGCGGCAACGGCGCGCAAAGCAACCGTCTTCCGCAGATGTTGACAATGCGTTGGATTCTGAGGCTACCAATAGCGGCGACCCCCGGCTCGGACCTTGGAAAGGCGAAGTTGTTGACTTTTCCTCCAAGGTAGACGTCCTGATTTGCACACCCGGTCGCCTAGTAGAGCACATTGAGCAAACGCCTGGTTTCAGCCTCGACTACGTCCGCTGGCTTGTTGTCGATGAAGCCGACAAGCTCCTCGCGCAAAGTTTCCAGGGCTGGCTGGACCTCGTTCTTGAAAAGTTTCAAGTGGAAAGATTTAGTGCCCGCGACTTCCCGGATATGGCTTATTCGGGCGTCCGCAAGGTCATTCTCAGCGCTACCTTGACGAGGGACCTCAGTCTGTTGAATCAGCTGGCGCTGAGGAGGCCGCAGCTTATTGTCTTGGAGAATGACGGAGCCGTGCAGGTCGCGGAGCATACTTTGCCGGTTGGCCTGCGGGAGTTTGCGGTGCGTGTGCACGAGACGAACCTTAAGCCGCTGTATCTTTTGGACCTTTTGAGGGGATCTCACATGACGAGTGGTGGAAATGGGGATTCTTCATCGACGCTGCAGGCGGATAAGGAGTCGGAGTCTGACAGCTCTGATACGTCCTCAGACTCAGGctcagactcagactcagactcagactcaGATACATCCTCCGACTCAGACACTTCAGACGCCTCCAGCTCACACAAACCTTCGCCGCCGACATCAAAATCGCAACTCCCCATCTccctcatcttcaccaaGTCCAACGAATCAGCCCTCCGACTCTCCCGCCTGCTCACCCTCCTCGACAGCTCCCTCACCAGCCAAATCAGCACCCTAACATCCACCACGCCAACGCACATCCGCCGTAAGATCCTCCGCGCATTCACAACGCCCTCGTCACCCGTGCGCCTCATCATCGCGTCCGATCTCGTGGCGCGAGGTATCGATATCCCCAAGCTCGGGCACGTCATCAACTATGACCTACCGGCGAGTGTAGCGGCATACGTCCACCGCGTGGGTCGAACAGCCCGCGCTGGACGATCTGGATGTTCATGGACATTGGTAGGCGACGACGAAAGCGGTTGGTTCTGGGGCAAAATTGCGAAAAACCAGGCCGTCAGAAGAGCGCAAAAGGTGGAGAGAACGAGAATAGAGGAGATGGGAGAGGAGAGAGTGCATGAGTACGAGGCTGCGTTGGCGAAGCTCGGCAAAGAggcgttggagttgagaaGAAGTAAATAACCATTTAACAAAATAGTAAATCAAAAGCGTATTAttaaagaaaaaaaatggTATCAAACTCCGGCATATGATTATCCCGTGCCTTTCAAACTCCCTCGCTGATGAAAAATAAACAACACACCATATGCTATCACACATTACCATCACCCATCAACTCGTTGTTCGTCAGACGGTCCAGCAACAGCCTCTACAGCTCCATACCCGCGTCTCGACTCCCCCCTATCCGAGGAATCCTCACTCTCCTCGGGAACAGTAAACAGCCGTCTCGCACTCTCGTCATCCGTCTCACTAAACGGCTTCCAATCCTCCGTCCGCAGCGCCGTCCACCACGCCGTCCTCTCGCGCATGATCAAAAGGCCAATCATCTGCCACACATTAGCAAGCActcccatcatcatcatcatccgtgACAGCCAAAAACGCACCTGCATCAatcccaccaccagcaccacccCAAAGTCGATCCCCGACGCAACCTGCAGCGCCGCCGTCCACGGCTCCCTGCACGGCCTCGTCCGGGCGTGCACCTCGGCGCAGCTCCCGCCGGGCACGAAGAAGAACGGATAGGCCCTGTCGCTCACGGAGTTCAGGCCACAGCAGTCGTAGGTGTTCTGTATGAGCATGATGTAGTCGGCGTCCTTGGCCTGGTACAGCTTGTCCCACTCGTAGTCGATGAGGAAGGCGAGCGCGGGGGAGGGGACGACGCCTTCGAAGAGGAGGGTGGCGAGGACGGCGGTGACGATGGCCTGCAGGCCCTGCAGGACGACGGGGGCGAGGCGCGTGGCGATGCTGCCGGACGTGAAGGTGTGGGAGGAGCGGAGGAGGTTCGGGTATATGTAGGCGTTGAGGAATGCGGTTATGGGGaggatgatgctgaggatggtgatgatgggggagagggggagggagaggtgGTTTGTGTGGTAGTGGATGACGCTGGTTTTGTTAGAGTTGGGTAAAGAGGTGAAAGAGGGGATATCTTACACGGCGATGGCGAAGAGAAAGACGCTGGCCTGTGGTTGTTAGGGTGGTGATGCGAGGGGGGAGAGGGGACTCACAAGCATGTAGATGATGCCGGGGTTGaacatggtgatgatggttgcGGATTCACCGCTGGGTGTTGGTGTGAGGGACTGGATGTAAAATGTAAAATGTAAAATCTGGGGAAATGGGGTATTTAAATGATGggggttgaagttgatggccGGTGGCCGGATGGTTAGGAGTGGTGATGCAGTGGGCTGAGatggttggtggtgttgtgtcTTGGATTGTGGTGTTTTATTCGATGGACGTCTCTCATTTGATGCACGGTGACGATTGgatggagcttggagcttgagctcgaGCTTGAGTGACGCGGGGTGTTGGACTGAGGAGAGGAGATCAggagatgatgcaaatgTGGCTTGAGAGTGCCGAGTGCAGGGAGGGGATAGACTCGCCATGGGCATATATTGGCTGCGTACGGTCATAGTCGTGCGTGCAatttattgtatttgtatAGCATTTTCTAGGATGCACAGGAGATGCAAATGGTGAAGTCTATCAGAATGCTTTGACATGCACCCAGAGGAAGGCTAATCTTGGTAATTCATTGGGCTTACAAGTCTGTGGTTACTTTATCTTGTTTTATTTCATTAAAGAAGATTGGTAAGTATTTAGTATTAAGCAATTCACGAGGGCAAGAGTAAAAGTATTCTAGGTAAAAATAAAATCGATCTTTGTGGTGGCATCACATTATAGTCCTTTTAATAAAAATCAATAACCAGTACTGCTCCTCCCCAGTTCCAACTCACCAAGCAAAGCATGCTTCTGTCAAAAGCAACCGACAACAACACATCGAGTTGACCATTATTATTACTCCAACTCTTCACTCGCACAATTTTCCACCAACCCATTCCCCCATCCCACGCTTATCCCGCACATTCAAGCATCAATTTGAGGCAAATACACCgtcgtccatctcgtccCGTCATCGTATAGTCCCATTGGTGGAACAATACAACACTTGACCCCATATTCCCCAGATCGTCGCCCCAGCCAGACTAACACGACGATTTACCCGGACCAAGAATATAAACTTATACAATATGCTCCAACGCCCAACCATTCCTAATCGTAGCTCACCAAACTAGACATTTTGAATTGACAAACAAATCTCAAAATGCACATCGTCTCCCTCCTCCCTCTAACATGGCTCCTCACAGCCACGGCCTCATCACATCCCCAAATCCCCCAAACCCCCGTCATAGACGGCCACCTCCTCTCCCAAACCAAACACCGCCTCCAAGCCGGCGACCCAAAGCTCACGTCCGCCCTCAAAATCCTCACCCGCCAAGCAGACTACTGGCTCGACAAGGGCCCCTGGACCGTCACCAGCAAGAGCACCGCGCCCCCCAACGGCACCCTCCACGACTACGCCTCCCAAGCGCCGTACTTTTGGCCGAACCCAAACTCCCCCGACGGGTGTCCCTACACCGAAAAGGACGGCCAGCGGAACCCCGAAGTCGACAAGTACACGGACCGTCTCAACGTCAGCCGCATGTTCAACTCGACCTACGTCCTCTCCCTGGCGTGGTACTACACCGGCAAACCGGCGTACGCGAAACACGCCGCCAAGATTGTGAAGACGTGGTTCACGGACCCCAAAACAGCGATGAATCCGAATCTCAACCACGCGCAGATTGTGCCGTGTGCAAACGACGGGCGGTCCATTGGCGTCATCGACTTTAGTCAGGAGTACACAAATGTCCTGGACGCTGTGGCCATCTTGTCCACCGGCGCCCCGGACTGGAGTCCCAAGGACATGGCAGCCTTTCAAGACTGGAACCGCCGGTTTCTGGTCTGGCTGAAGGACTCGCCGTTTGGTAAGGCAGAAGCAGCGGCGAAGAACAACCACGGCACATTTGCAAACATGCAGATCGCGGCGATTGCGCTCTTCACAGGCGACAGAAAACTAACCAGCCAGCTCGCCCAGCTGGCAAAGACGTTCATCAATAACCAGATCACGGCGAATGGTTCACAGCCCGATGAACTAGCCCGCACAAAGAGCTTCCACTATGCGAACTTCAATCTTGGCGCGTACCTGCGCTGGGCGCTCATCTCTAATAAGGTGGGCGTCGATTTGATCAGGTACAAGGGTCCGCAGGGCCAGTCGCTCGTCAAGGCGGTTGAGTTTGTGATTCCGGCGGCGGTGGGCGGTGCTTCTAAATGGTCGTATCCGGAGCTGGATTTTACGCAGTACGCGGCGACGGATAATGTTCATGCTGCGGCGTTGGCGGGCGTTTGTGCGGCCAAGAAGGTGGATGGGAGGTTGGTGGCGCCGCCGGGGGGGGATATTTTTTATTTGAGGCCTGCGGCGCAGCAGCTGGATAGTATTGTGCAATTGTAAGCATGTTGACTGTTGGGGATGCTGAGATTTACattgtgttgtgttggtgatggtagAGTGTAGTTGGTAAATGTGAATGCCTGTAAATAACGTTGAATGTGGATAAACTTGACCCCACCATGACATACATCtgcacatacatacatacgtAGGTCAGCTCCACACAAGctccaacttcaacttcacaTCTACACCtacatcacatcaccacaatggAAACACGATCCTCCCGCGCCCGTCTCCGCCGCACATTCCGCTACCCCGAAGACTCAGACACCCCCGAAATCCTCGACGAACAAGGTCCGCCACCCATCCCTCCCCATCCCATACCACAGCCCACTAACATCCCGCAGAACAAGAAACCCTCATCGCAAACCTCGCCGCCCAAAACGCCCAAACAAACACCTCCTTCACAAccaccctcctcttcctccccctcctctccaCAATCCCCTACatccccctcctcctccgcccgCCACCAACccccatcatcgccatcctcgccctcacGTCCCTCCTCTCAACCACCTACATCCTCTACAAGCTTCCCCCTGCCGAGACCGGCATCGGGCCCCTCGACGCCTGGATCCGCCGCGACGACATCCCCCCCGCGGCCGAGACCGTGCGCCGTCTGAGGAGGGGTCTAGGCGCGGAGAAGGCCCCGCTGGAGATGTATCTCCCGTACCTGAACTGTCTGCtcgtgatggtgttggcggtgATGGGGCTGGTtgtggagggggaggaggggagtTTTGCGTGGATCGGGGTCGGGAACTTGCCGGGGATTGTGTATGGTGTTGTTTTGGCGGCGAAGGTTGTTATGGGGGGTGTTGATCCGGAGAGGGAGTTGGGGGGGTTGAAGTATGGGTATAAGGGGGCTTGAAACCTACTGATTTTGTTTGAATGAATAGAATGATAAATAATGATAATATACGCAAAAGACATACAAGACATGTGATTAAAACAATGTGTTGGCTTCCAGGTCTATAACATACTACGCATGTCGTGGTTTGGATGTAAATACTGATGCTACACTCACACATTCATCATACAAAGTAAAACAGTGTACCTGTTCTTAACTATCATTACTCTAAGCAGATTGCCTCGCATCCGTTAAAACCGTACCACTCGTAGTTTTCTACATGTCTATCGAGTCATTGAATCGCAAAATGCCGTGGTTCTTTAAAACACCATCTACACCCTTTGGTGGTCGAGGAAACGGGTCCGTCATCGGGCTCGTTCCCGGGGAATCTGTCGACTTGTCCATAACTAGCGCCAATCCATGAGATTTGATGGCGTCGACCAGAGCCGGTACCATGTCCTAAAAAAGGGACAGTCAGTTAAAACTTCGCTTTATGCTGCCATCCAAGCACAAAACTTACCAGTAATCTCGAGTAACAAATCAACCCCATAAAGTTATTGCCTTGCGCGATTCGAACCACCTCCTTGATCGAAGTGCTTCGTCGTCCACTTGTCCGCACCATGTTCTCATCGAGGATATTGTCCTCGCGGCCGAGGTCATTGCACAAGAACACCGGAAAGTTTGGTTGCTTCCAGTTCAACGCTGTACAAAGTCGAGGGTTGT
This window contains:
- a CDS encoding phosphatidylinositol N-acetylglucosaminyltransferase GPI3 subunit (similar to Aspergillus terreus NIH2624 XP_001214282.1) — protein: MTRRRYNIAMVSDFFFPQPGGIESHIYQLSSKLIDRGHKVIIITHSYDDRKGVRYLTNGLKVYHVPFLVIYRQGTFPTVFSFFPILRYIFIREQIEIVHGHGSLSCLCHEGILHARTMGLRTVFTDHSLFGFADAASILTNKLLKFILSDVDHSICVSHTCKENTVLRASLDPLMVSVIPNAVVAENFRPKDYPSSPGAGFAPDPSPQRLGPNDMITIVVISRLFYNKGTDLLTATIPRILENNPNTRFIIAGSGPKAIDLEQMIEQNVLQDRVEMLGPVRHEDVRDVMIRGHIYLHPSLTEAFGTVIVEAASCGLYVVCTQVGGIPEVLPSHMTTFAKPEEDDLVLATCKAITAVRAGKVRTEKFHEQVKKMYSWSNVAMRTERVYDGITGTISEEEFYGFDTGGYNGSRVRNFALIDRLKRYYGCGIWAGKLFCLCVVIDYLFFLFLDWWFPRENIDVCPDWPRKLLEENGKREGRSNRSSTSQPRVGHD
- a CDS encoding tetraspanin Tsp3 (similar to Metarhizium acridum CQMa 102 XP_007812453.1); its protein translation is MFNPGIIYMLASVFLFAIAVVIHYHTNHLSLPLSPIITILSIILPITAFLNAYIYPNLLRSSHTFTSGSIATRLAPVVLQGLQAIVTAVLATLLFEGVVPSPALAFLIDYEWDKLYQAKDADYIMLIQNTYDCCGLNSVSDRAYPFFFVPGGSCAEVHARTRPCREPWTAALQVASGIDFGVVLVVGLMQMIGLLIMRERTAWWTALRTEDWKPFSETDDESARRLFTVPEESEDSSDRGESRRGYGAVEAVAGPSDEQRVDG
- a CDS encoding exported protein (similar to Aspergillus fumigatus Af293 XP_748403.1), with amino-acid sequence MHIVSLLPLTWLLTATASSHPQIPQTPVIDGHLLSQTKHRLQAGDPKLTSALKILTRQADYWLDKGPWTVTSKSTAPPNGTLHDYASQAPYFWPNPNSPDGCPYTEKDGQRNPEVDKYTDRLNVSRMFNSTYVLSLAWYYTGKPAYAKHAAKIVKTWFTDPKTAMNPNLNHAQIVPCANDGRSIGVIDFSQEYTNVLDAVAILSTGAPDWSPKDMAAFQDWNRRFLVWLKDSPFGKAEAAAKNNHGTFANMQIAAIALFTGDRKLTSQLAQLAKTFINNQITANGSQPDELARTKSFHYANFNLGAYLRWALISNKVGVDLIRYKGPQGQSLVKAVEFVIPAAVGGASKWSYPELDFTQYAATDNVHAAALAGVCAAKKVDGRLVAPPGGDIFYLRPAAQQLDSIVQL
- a CDS encoding ATP-dependent RNA helicase dbp6 (similar to Colletotrichum gloeosporioides Nara gc5 XP_007279248.1) produces the protein MYARYVPPPKGAKATPPAASTASALPVSSPAPKSDAIASKLVEEFSYTRYVPGAKATTKPSAAPVAVQKSIQYFDDDASSTPKRKREAATETQGSGSKKIRTAKDDGRAPHSSVGDNGAVNSQPGEKKKKNRRKRKQRTKAGDSSDDSDEEVKPAAPKSAPKPQEEDDATNSRQEEPMAVEDAPQTVDEKPRDSDVEMDEAPAIDESKTQVKEKRPKREKKKKTVKEDADEQDANELARHKAVLERKTKSIKLATEGARNKQDESDEESVESHGLEPLPQPIPVPEDESKPTYDTLPPWLANPIRVAQDTKAPFADLGILPRPARILAEKGYSEAFAVQTAAIPLLLPTSKHRPGDLLVSAATGSGKTLAYALPIVRDISNSVVTRLRALVVLPTRELVKQAQEVFENCAKAYEGEPRKRVRIGVAIGSQAIKSEQEAFIERESRYDPEAYACIREEQRQRRAKQPSSADVDNALDSEATNSGDPRLGPWKGEVVDFSSKVDVLICTPGRLVEHIEQTPGFSLDYVRWLVVDEADKLLAQSFQGWLDLVLEKFQVERFSARDFPDMAYSGVRKVILSATLTRDLSLLNQLALRRPQLIVLENDGAVQVAEHTLPVGLREFAVRVHETNLKPLYLLDLLRGSHMTSGGNGDSSSTLQADKESESDSSDTSSDSGSDSDSDSDSDTSSDSDTSDASSSHKPSPPTSKSQLPISLIFTKSNESALRLSRLLTLLDSSLTSQISTLTSTTPTHIRRKILRAFTTPSSPVRLIIASDLVARGIDIPKLGHVINYDLPASVAAYVHRVGRTARAGRSGCSWTLVGDDESGWFWGKIAKNQAVRRAQKVERTRIEEMGEERVHEYEAALAKLGKEALELRRSK